One window of Caldicoprobacter guelmensis genomic DNA carries:
- a CDS encoding MBL fold metallo-hydrolase: MRVKYLGTAAAEGWPGLFCACQSCKEARKRGGKNIRTRSSALINDGLMVDFPPDTYYHIINFGLDLSQLKHLVITHSHQDHFYTDDLELRRSVFAHLEEGNIMNIYGNRAVVSIMNEILQTIPALNEYLSIHYVPPFETFEAGDIKVTPLLALHARSEDCYIYIFEDGDGKRMLYGNDTGIFPEETWEYIKGLYFNLVSLDCTVGPGKDGNNHMGLPDNIEVKKRLFELGCADEATKFVITHFSHNGGLLHDELVELAKPYGFEVAYDGFEVVV, translated from the coding sequence GTGAGAGTAAAATATCTTGGAACAGCTGCTGCAGAGGGATGGCCAGGGCTATTCTGTGCCTGCCAGTCATGCAAAGAGGCCAGAAAAAGGGGAGGCAAAAATATTCGCACGCGTTCCAGCGCTCTTATCAACGACGGCTTGATGGTGGATTTTCCACCTGATACATACTATCATATTATCAATTTTGGGCTTGACCTTAGCCAGTTGAAGCATTTGGTCATAACCCATTCCCATCAGGACCACTTTTATACCGACGATTTGGAGCTTAGAAGATCGGTTTTTGCTCACCTTGAGGAAGGAAATATCATGAATATATATGGAAACAGGGCTGTGGTTTCTATTATGAACGAGATACTCCAAACCATACCTGCATTAAATGAATATTTGAGTATCCATTATGTGCCGCCGTTTGAGACATTTGAAGCAGGGGATATAAAAGTGACGCCTCTTTTGGCGCTGCATGCCCGAAGTGAGGATTGTTATATTTATATATTTGAAGACGGGGACGGGAAGCGTATGCTGTACGGCAATGACACCGGAATATTCCCGGAGGAAACATGGGAATATATAAAAGGACTTTATTTTAACTTGGTGAGCCTGGACTGTACTGTGGGACCAGGTAAGGATGGGAACAATCATATGGGTTTGCCTGACAATATAGAAGTTAAAAAAAGATTGTTTGAGTTGGGGTGCGCTGATGAAGCGACTAAGTTTGTGATAACACATTTTTCGCATAACGGTGGCTTGCTGCATGATGAATTAGTGGAGCTTGCTAAGCCTTATGGATTTGAGGTGGCTTATGATGGCTTTGAGGTGGTTGTTTAG
- a CDS encoding DUF2508 family protein — protein MRLRRLSLWDTRHNDGEYFDILQAVNQAHAEWINAQNYFNSVSEPELVDYAIYNMEAARKKYIYMLKQAKLKGVEGVQSLQYFND, from the coding sequence ATGAGGCTAAGGAGGTTAAGTCTTTGGGATACACGTCATAACGATGGAGAGTATTTTGACATATTACAGGCAGTTAACCAGGCACATGCTGAATGGATAAATGCGCAAAATTATTTCAATAGCGTTAGTGAGCCCGAACTAGTAGATTATGCCATATACAATATGGAAGCCGCTAGAAAAAAATATATATATATGCTTAAGCAAGCCAAATTAAAAGGTGTGGAGGGTGTGCAGAGTTTGCAGTATTTCAATGATTAG
- a CDS encoding pro-sigmaK processing inhibitor BofA family protein, with protein sequence MPGTIPWSVILAYAAGLLLLYIVGWFLLVPLKIILRLIYNAIIGGIILWLLNLVGGLIGLTIAINPVTALIVGFLGIPGIILILVLQFILL encoded by the coding sequence ATGCCGGGGACGATCCCATGGAGTGTAATACTGGCTTATGCTGCTGGCCTGTTGCTTTTGTATATCGTGGGGTGGTTCTTACTGGTGCCCCTAAAAATTATACTCAGATTGATATACAATGCCATCATTGGCGGCATTATATTGTGGCTTTTAAATCTGGTAGGGGGGTTAATTGGCCTTACGATAGCCATAAATCCTGTTACTGCTTTAATCGTTGGCTTTTTAGGCATTCCGGGTATTATCTTGATTTTGGTTTTGCAATTCATCTTACTTTAA
- a CDS encoding glycosyltransferase family 8 protein: MNILVTLNAAYVPPLKVMLRSLFDNCSEKVEVYLMHSDIEKPELMQLSAFVEMHGHKLYSMTVDKNIFADAPVNFYYPPEMYYRLIAHTVLPEHVDRILYLDPDILVLNPIESLYYTDLDGYYFAAAAHSKPVIDYINRLRLRTESNKYYNSGVLLINVELMRKEVDAQQILDYIQKHAYELILPDQDVLNGLFWNKIKPLDEYLYNYDARRYRTYLIATKGRVNLDFVIHNTVILHFCGRQKPWHPNYRHHFGILYKHYQKLVQRMENLKEYEVVAEAIK; this comes from the coding sequence GTGAATATACTGGTAACTTTGAATGCTGCTTATGTTCCGCCGCTTAAGGTTATGTTGAGGTCGCTGTTTGACAACTGCTCGGAAAAGGTAGAAGTTTATTTGATGCACTCCGATATTGAAAAACCGGAACTTATGCAGCTTTCTGCATTTGTGGAAATGCATGGGCACAAGCTGTATTCCATGACAGTCGACAAAAATATATTTGCAGATGCACCTGTCAATTTTTACTATCCACCTGAGATGTACTATCGCCTTATCGCGCATACCGTGCTACCTGAGCATGTTGACAGGATATTGTACCTGGACCCTGATATACTCGTGCTAAATCCTATTGAATCGCTTTATTATACCGATCTAGATGGCTATTACTTTGCCGCTGCGGCGCATTCCAAACCGGTAATAGATTATATAAATAGGCTTCGCTTAAGAACTGAATCAAATAAATATTACAATTCGGGCGTTCTGCTTATTAATGTGGAGTTGATGAGGAAGGAAGTAGATGCTCAGCAAATATTGGATTATATACAGAAACATGCGTATGAGCTTATATTACCTGACCAGGACGTGTTAAACGGCCTTTTTTGGAATAAAATCAAACCGCTTGATGAATATCTGTATAACTATGATGCAAGGCGTTACCGCACATATTTAATCGCTACAAAAGGGCGTGTTAATCTGGACTTTGTCATACACAATACGGTGATACTGCATTTCTGTGGTAGACAAAAGCCATGGCATCCAAATTACAGGCATCACTTTGGTATTCTTTATAAACATTATCAAAAATTGGTGCAAAGAATGGAAAATCTTAAAGAGTATGAGGTGGTGGCTGAAGCCATCAAGTAA
- a CDS encoding GAF domain-containing protein, with translation MHKIEASDKQDFYKQLNAYLEGMLKEEGYWLSALSNAAALLYNLLPDINWAGFYLYRGGELVLGPFQGKPACTRIALGKGVCGTAAATRQIQLVEDVNLYPGHIVCDPASQSEIVVPIIKDDHLIGVLDIDSPYKARFDEQDAEGLQSFVTALNQYVDWPCEF, from the coding sequence ATGCACAAGATAGAGGCCAGTGATAAGCAGGATTTTTATAAGCAGCTTAATGCTTATCTTGAAGGGATGCTAAAAGAAGAGGGATACTGGCTTTCGGCACTGTCCAATGCTGCTGCACTTTTGTATAACCTGCTTCCCGATATCAACTGGGCAGGATTTTATCTATACAGGGGTGGGGAGCTGGTGCTGGGCCCCTTCCAGGGGAAGCCGGCTTGCACAAGGATTGCTTTGGGGAAAGGCGTCTGCGGTACGGCCGCTGCTACCAGGCAGATTCAGCTGGTGGAGGATGTGAACCTCTACCCCGGGCATATCGTATGCGATCCGGCATCGCAATCGGAGATAGTGGTGCCCATCATAAAGGATGATCACCTTATTGGGGTCTTGGATATAGACAGCCCGTATAAGGCTAGGTTTGATGAGCAAGACGCAGAGGGCTTACAGTCATTTGTTACAGCTTTAAACCAATATGTTGATTGGCCATGTGAATTTTAA
- a CDS encoding (2Fe-2S) ferredoxin domain-containing protein, with the protein MKTIYVCVGSACHLKGSYNIIDGLQKLINDNRLTDRVLIKAAFCLGECTKGVCVRIDDGPVLSVNQENLTEFFNEHVIGK; encoded by the coding sequence ATGAAGACAATTTATGTATGTGTAGGCAGCGCATGCCACTTGAAGGGGTCCTACAACATAATAGACGGGTTACAAAAGCTCATAAATGATAACAGGCTTACCGACCGCGTGCTCATAAAGGCTGCTTTCTGTCTGGGGGAGTGTACCAAAGGCGTGTGTGTCAGAATAGATGATGGGCCCGTGCTGTCGGTAAACCAAGAAAATTTGACCGAGTTCTTCAACGAACATGTTATAGGGAAATAA
- a CDS encoding [FeFe] hydrogenase, group A: MAGTMVIDGQRVQFDKEKNILDVIRKAGIDLPTFCYYSELSIYGACRMCMVEDERGRPMAACSTPPKDGMVIKTNTPKLQKYRRMVLELILSSHDRDCTLCEKNGKCKLQELAARFNIRNMRFEPSCKQLPVDESSTSIVRNPNKCIMCGDCVRMCEEVQGIGVLGFAYRGSKIKVTTAFEKPIADVECVSCGQCAAVCPTGAIVVKNETYKVWSVLNDKTKRVVAQIAPAVRVALGEEFGLAPGAIVTGKIVAALRKLGFDEVYDTGLAADLTVMEESREFIDRLGKKEDLPLFTSCCPAWVKFAENRYPQLLKNISTCKSPQQIFGSLIKEHYSKIDRAEGKETVVVSIMPCTAKKYEATRPEYTNNGVPDVDVVITTQELALMIRQAGIVFGELEPESLDMPFGLSSGSGVIFGVTGGVAEAVIRRCLKQKSPGVLKDISFSGIRGMDGIKEAAVDIDGQKVNVAVVNGLRNVDKLVKSILSGEKKYDFVEVMACPGGCIGGAGRPIPQSAKVKTHRAKGLYDVDRAAQIKRSEENPIVMALYSGLLSDKRHLMHRCLDK; the protein is encoded by the coding sequence ATGGCAGGGACAATGGTTATAGATGGACAAAGGGTCCAATTTGACAAAGAAAAGAATATCCTGGACGTTATAAGAAAAGCCGGGATTGACCTGCCTACTTTCTGCTACTATTCAGAGCTCAGTATTTATGGAGCGTGCAGGATGTGCATGGTAGAGGATGAGCGGGGAAGGCCCATGGCTGCGTGTTCAACTCCCCCCAAAGACGGCATGGTCATAAAGACCAATACCCCCAAGCTTCAAAAATACAGAAGGATGGTGCTGGAACTCATACTATCAAGCCATGACAGGGACTGTACGCTTTGTGAGAAGAACGGGAAGTGCAAGCTTCAGGAGCTGGCTGCCAGGTTTAACATTAGGAATATGCGGTTTGAGCCTTCGTGCAAACAGCTGCCAGTTGATGAAAGCAGCACATCCATTGTGAGAAACCCGAACAAGTGCATAATGTGTGGAGACTGCGTTAGGATGTGCGAAGAGGTCCAGGGCATCGGCGTGCTGGGGTTTGCCTACAGGGGTTCCAAAATCAAAGTGACCACTGCCTTTGAAAAACCCATCGCCGATGTAGAGTGCGTGAGCTGTGGACAGTGTGCTGCTGTATGTCCCACCGGAGCCATTGTAGTAAAAAATGAGACGTATAAGGTGTGGAGCGTGCTGAACGATAAAACCAAAAGGGTGGTGGCACAGATTGCACCTGCGGTGAGGGTTGCGCTGGGAGAGGAATTTGGGCTGGCACCGGGTGCAATAGTGACCGGCAAGATAGTTGCTGCCTTAAGGAAGCTGGGGTTTGATGAGGTGTATGATACGGGTCTGGCGGCTGACTTGACAGTAATGGAAGAAAGCAGGGAATTTATTGATAGGCTGGGCAAAAAAGAAGACCTGCCGCTTTTCACGTCATGCTGCCCTGCCTGGGTGAAATTTGCTGAAAACAGATATCCCCAGCTTTTGAAAAATATATCTACCTGTAAGTCGCCACAGCAGATTTTTGGCTCCCTTATCAAGGAACATTACAGCAAAATTGACCGGGCTGAAGGCAAAGAGACCGTAGTGGTATCCATCATGCCGTGTACTGCCAAAAAGTATGAGGCGACAAGGCCTGAATATACAAACAATGGAGTGCCCGACGTGGATGTGGTGATTACCACGCAGGAGCTGGCTCTTATGATAAGGCAGGCGGGGATTGTATTTGGTGAGCTTGAGCCTGAGTCGCTTGACATGCCCTTTGGTCTTTCCAGCGGTTCCGGGGTCATCTTTGGAGTGACTGGGGGCGTAGCTGAGGCGGTAATAAGGCGCTGTCTAAAACAGAAAAGCCCCGGCGTGCTGAAAGACATATCTTTCTCCGGCATCAGAGGGATGGATGGCATCAAAGAAGCAGCAGTGGACATTGATGGGCAAAAGGTAAATGTGGCCGTAGTGAATGGGTTAAGGAATGTTGATAAACTTGTAAAATCAATTTTGTCGGGCGAGAAGAAATATGATTTTGTTGAGGTCATGGCTTGCCCTGGTGGCTGTATAGGCGGAGCCGGCCGACCCATACCCCAAAGCGCCAAGGTAAAGACACATAGAGCCAAAGGCTTATACGATGTGGACAGAGCTGCTCAAATAAAGCGTTCAGAAGAAAATCCCATTGTAATGGCGCTATATAGCGGCCTTTTGAGCGATAAAAGGCATCTGATGCACAGATGCTTGGATAAATAA
- a CDS encoding desulfoferrodoxin, with translation MRNQVAFYRCEICGNMVELIKRGGGELVCCGQPMTELKANTVDASIEKHVPSVTRKDGKLHIQVGSVLHPMVPEHYIEWIAVVSDASMQRIVLQPGQEPKAEVVDSGGEIDVYGYCNLHGLWKTEVR, from the coding sequence ATGAGGAACCAGGTGGCTTTTTACCGTTGTGAAATTTGTGGAAATATGGTTGAGCTTATTAAAAGAGGCGGTGGAGAACTGGTATGCTGTGGGCAGCCTATGACAGAGCTTAAGGCCAACACAGTCGATGCTTCTATTGAAAAGCACGTGCCATCGGTGACGCGCAAGGACGGCAAGCTGCATATTCAGGTGGGGTCGGTTCTCCATCCTATGGTACCAGAACACTATATTGAGTGGATAGCTGTGGTCAGCGATGCGAGCATGCAGAGAATTGTGCTCCAACCTGGGCAGGAACCCAAAGCGGAAGTGGTTGATTCAGGTGGAGAAATAGACGTTTATGGATATTGCAATCTTCACGGTCTCTGGAAAACAGAGGTAAGATGA
- the rbr gene encoding rubrerythrin, with translation MKSLKGTKTAENLLKAFAGESQARNRYTYYASVAKKEGYIQIANVFLETADHEKEHAKRFFKFLNESFNGEVVEITSASYPVALGDTKANLLAAANGEHEEWADLYPEFARVAEEEGFPEIAEVFRRVSVSEQNHEKRYRKLLENIESDKVFKKDRVILWKCSNCGYIHEGTSAPAQCPACAHPQGFFEVFVEPY, from the coding sequence ATGAAATCGCTTAAGGGTACTAAAACTGCTGAGAATTTATTGAAGGCGTTTGCGGGTGAGTCACAGGCAAGAAACAGGTATACGTACTATGCTTCTGTAGCTAAGAAAGAAGGGTATATCCAGATAGCCAATGTATTCTTAGAGACGGCAGATCATGAGAAGGAGCACGCAAAGAGGTTCTTTAAATTCTTGAATGAAAGCTTCAATGGTGAGGTGGTAGAAATAACCTCCGCTTCATATCCTGTTGCGCTAGGTGATACCAAAGCTAATTTACTAGCTGCTGCTAATGGCGAACATGAGGAGTGGGCAGACCTGTATCCCGAGTTTGCCAGGGTTGCCGAGGAGGAAGGTTTTCCCGAGATTGCGGAGGTGTTCAGGAGGGTCAGCGTAAGCGAACAAAATCACGAAAAAAGATACAGAAAATTGCTTGAAAATATAGAAAGTGATAAAGTTTTTAAGAAGGATAGGGTTATTTTGTGGAAGTGCAGCAATTGTGGATACATACATGAAGGCACAAGTGCTCCGGCACAATGCCCTGCCTGTGCCCATCCCCAAGGGTTCTTTGAGGTATTTGTGGAACCCTATTGA